In Woeseia oceani, one DNA window encodes the following:
- a CDS encoding L-cystine transporter, whose amino-acid sequence MALVVPLNLLVFAGLILALVQVRKLSFTLSQQILAGLIAGVAFGFVLQVVYAGNPAAIDETLVWTNVVASTYIKLLQMVIMPLVLVMMISAVVRMREVAALGRIGGVVIGILVGTTMIAALVGITMANLFNLTAEGLTEGARELARASALESRLETVESLGLADMLVRFIPSNIFYDLTGARPTSIIAVVIFGVLFGVAALQVGRENAERGDSIGRFVETVQVIIMKLVRIIMAFTPYGILALMTKVVAGSNIADILNLLTFVVASYAAIAIMFSVHALLLLLNGVNIRRYLQNVWPVLTFAFTSRSSAATIPLNVETQIDKLGVPTSIANLAATFGATIGQNGCAGIYPAMLATMVAPTMGINTLDPSFIAGLVGIVAISSFGVAGVGGGATFAALIVLPAMGMPIALVALLISIEPLIDMGRTALNVNGSMTAGVLTSRLLKDLPQDDAAAVSESA is encoded by the coding sequence ATGGCATTAGTCGTTCCACTCAATCTCCTTGTTTTTGCCGGACTCATCCTGGCGCTGGTGCAGGTGCGCAAGCTGAGTTTCACGCTGTCGCAACAGATACTTGCCGGCCTGATCGCGGGCGTTGCGTTTGGCTTTGTCTTGCAGGTGGTCTACGCCGGCAACCCGGCAGCCATCGATGAAACGCTGGTCTGGACCAACGTTGTAGCGAGTACCTATATCAAGTTATTGCAGATGGTCATCATGCCATTGGTCTTGGTGATGATGATCTCGGCCGTTGTGCGTATGCGCGAGGTTGCGGCGCTCGGCCGGATTGGCGGTGTGGTCATTGGCATTCTGGTCGGTACAACAATGATCGCTGCGCTGGTCGGCATTACCATGGCGAACCTGTTCAATCTAACTGCGGAAGGCCTGACGGAGGGCGCGCGGGAACTGGCACGGGCATCAGCCCTGGAGTCGCGTCTCGAGACTGTTGAGTCACTCGGGCTGGCCGACATGCTCGTGCGTTTCATTCCGTCCAATATCTTTTACGACCTGACCGGGGCACGGCCCACGTCGATAATCGCGGTTGTGATCTTTGGTGTGCTCTTCGGTGTCGCGGCATTGCAGGTAGGGCGGGAAAACGCTGAACGTGGTGATTCAATCGGCCGCTTCGTCGAGACCGTGCAGGTCATCATAATGAAGCTCGTGCGCATCATCATGGCGTTTACTCCTTACGGTATTCTCGCGTTGATGACGAAGGTCGTCGCGGGCTCGAATATTGCCGATATCCTCAATCTGCTGACTTTTGTAGTTGCGTCATATGCCGCGATCGCCATCATGTTTTCCGTGCATGCCTTGTTGCTGTTATTGAATGGCGTGAATATTCGGCGGTACCTGCAAAACGTCTGGCCGGTGCTGACTTTTGCGTTCACCTCGCGGAGTTCTGCCGCCACGATTCCTCTGAACGTGGAGACGCAGATAGATAAGTTGGGTGTGCCAACCTCCATCGCGAATCTCGCGGCTACATTTGGCGCGACGATAGGTCAGAATGGTTGCGCGGGCATTTACCCGGCAATGCTGGCGACGATGGTTGCCCCGACCATGGGGATAAACACGCTGGATCCGTCTTTCATCGCGGGATTGGTTGGCATCGTGGCCATCAGTTCGTTTGGTGTCGCCGGCGTCGGTGGTGGTGCGACTTTTGCCGCGCTGATCGTATTACCTGCGATGGGCATGCCTATTGCGCTGGTTGCGTTGCTGATTTCGATCGAACCACTGATTGATATGGGCAGAACGGCACTCAACGTGAATGGCTCGATGACTGCAGGTGTGTTGACCAGCCGTTTGTTGAAAGACCTGCCGCAGGACGATGCGGCAGCGGTCAGCGAATCGGCCTGA
- a CDS encoding sensor histidine kinase: MDDPSSTGIADHPRPDYTRAKPVLLFLVTLLVMATVETLRQFGVAVPAPFLLIYGTAAFAVANSGMRFGIVIAVISACYTIYSAAYGFGPPAIISSTASVVTAILLATSIYIALGYEHDYRRSLVLALRARENELRAARARLTDSVARKTAQLQRTRAELDDAHIQLEEAIRNAPVGVISIDQTQKLSYVNAAALAQLGTAQLPASVHDWRSLVGSIRITDAHGKRMMANGGPVNMAMEAGERQQDVEYEITGFDGIPRWCSGYVGPVQNSAGITTGVIVMLVDNTEQKSSALALQKLTKMLFNVQEEERGKLARELHEQIGQSLAAIKLSLHKANRDSGPESDITSSMALIDTLADSVRQLSLELRPTALDDFGLQTALTSHLKQLTTPAGPECRLVSSGELAALSPQTTTVAYRIAQEAVDNALRHADASVIEVRLSTSDKMLRMDVVDDGSGFNSAQIDEPAARIDHMGLLFMRERAKQRGGKLDIESSKDTGTHITAELPL; this comes from the coding sequence ATGGACGATCCTTCCAGCACTGGCATTGCCGACCATCCGCGACCCGACTACACGCGAGCGAAACCCGTGCTGTTGTTCCTGGTCACGCTACTGGTCATGGCCACGGTGGAGACCCTCCGCCAATTTGGTGTCGCAGTTCCCGCGCCCTTCCTGCTCATCTACGGCACCGCCGCCTTCGCTGTCGCGAACTCCGGCATGCGATTTGGCATCGTCATTGCGGTTATCAGCGCCTGCTACACGATCTACAGTGCGGCATACGGCTTCGGCCCACCTGCCATCATCTCGTCCACGGCCAGTGTCGTAACGGCGATCCTGCTTGCGACAAGCATATACATCGCGCTTGGCTACGAGCACGACTACCGCCGTAGCCTGGTTCTGGCGCTTCGGGCCCGGGAAAATGAACTGCGTGCTGCGCGGGCACGGCTCACAGACAGCGTCGCCCGCAAGACAGCTCAGTTACAACGCACCCGGGCTGAGCTTGATGATGCCCACATCCAGCTTGAAGAGGCGATCAGGAACGCTCCTGTCGGTGTAATCTCGATCGATCAAACGCAGAAGCTAAGCTATGTGAACGCGGCTGCACTTGCTCAGCTCGGCACGGCCCAGCTACCTGCGTCGGTCCATGACTGGCGCAGTCTGGTCGGCTCCATCCGAATTACCGACGCTCACGGCAAGCGCATGATGGCGAACGGCGGACCGGTGAATATGGCCATGGAGGCCGGCGAGCGGCAACAGGACGTCGAATACGAAATCACCGGATTTGACGGTATACCACGCTGGTGCAGTGGTTACGTTGGACCGGTGCAGAACTCGGCGGGGATAACTACTGGCGTCATTGTCATGCTGGTCGATAATACTGAACAAAAAAGCTCTGCTCTGGCGCTCCAGAAACTGACCAAGATGTTATTCAACGTTCAGGAGGAAGAACGGGGCAAGCTCGCGCGTGAACTGCATGAGCAGATAGGCCAGAGTCTGGCAGCGATAAAGCTGAGCCTGCACAAAGCGAACCGCGACAGTGGGCCCGAATCAGACATAACGTCCAGTATGGCCTTGATCGACACGCTGGCAGATTCCGTCCGCCAGCTGTCGCTGGAACTACGACCTACGGCACTCGACGATTTTGGCCTGCAAACTGCGCTGACCTCGCACCTCAAGCAATTGACCACGCCCGCTGGCCCTGAGTGCCGCTTGGTGAGCAGCGGGGAGCTTGCCGCACTGAGTCCGCAGACCACCACTGTGGCCTACCGCATCGCTCAGGAGGCGGTGGACAATGCGCTGCGACATGCTGACGCATCCGTAATCGAGGTACGCCTGTCTACTAGTGATAAGATGCTGCGGATGGATGTTGTGGACGACGGTTCCGGCTTCAACTCGGCACAAATCGACGAGCCGGCTGCCAGAATAGACCATATGGGCCTGTTGTTTATGCGAGAACGGGCAAAGCAACGTGGGGGTAAGCTGGACATTGAATCCAGCAAAGACACGGGCACGCATATTACGGCGGAGTTGCCCTTGTAG
- a CDS encoding response regulator, which translates to MARTRLALIDDHQIVRDGLKALLQDLDHCEVIAEGGSGEEAIRLADNPDIQVFLMDIAMPGISGLDAAAHINKSRPDIKTIILSMHATGEYVRRALSCGAAGYMLKNMAPSELERAIRIVAAGGQYLSPALGDVMAESIDVSASLNLLSNRQREILRLLAEGMSTREIAELLSISAKTVETHRSQLMQKLDIFDVPGLVKYAIRQGLASID; encoded by the coding sequence ATGGCAAGAACCAGGTTGGCCCTAATCGACGATCACCAAATCGTGCGAGACGGTCTTAAGGCGTTGTTGCAAGACCTGGATCACTGCGAAGTCATTGCCGAAGGCGGCAGCGGTGAAGAAGCCATCCGTCTTGCCGACAATCCGGACATTCAGGTTTTCCTGATGGACATCGCGATGCCCGGTATCAGCGGACTGGACGCAGCCGCTCACATCAACAAGTCCCGACCCGATATCAAAACGATTATTCTGTCGATGCACGCGACAGGAGAGTATGTACGTCGCGCATTAAGCTGCGGTGCCGCTGGATACATGCTGAAGAATATGGCGCCCAGCGAGCTCGAGCGCGCGATTCGAATTGTTGCAGCCGGCGGTCAATACCTGAGCCCGGCACTGGGCGACGTAATGGCGGAAAGCATTGATGTCAGCGCCAGCCTGAATTTGCTGAGCAACCGCCAACGGGAAATACTGCGCTTGCTCGCCGAAGGCATGAGCACTCGGGAAATTGCTGAACTGTTATCGATCAGCGCCAAGACTGTCGAAACTCACCGTAGTCAACTGATGCAAAAACTGGATATTTTCGACGTGCCGGGTCTCGTGAAGTACGCCATTCGCCAGGGACTTGCCAGCATCGATTGA
- a CDS encoding extracellular catalytic domain type 2 short-chain-length polyhydroxyalkanoate depolymerase, translated as MNNALCLVLVAVLASACDSSPSATLPALGATGSVTLSGVSSGAYMAGQFQVAYSADVAGAALIAGGPWGCAGGDISRALGACMNGEGIATTALVQLAQKMANDADIDALGQLSNDRVFLFHGNADAVVAASVSEAAVDWYRAAAPEAVLRTVTNVPVTHGWPTVDVGNPCAEFAAPFVYACDYDLAGEALEFLLGPLRPPAATPAMLQPFSQEEFGAAGLADVGYFYAPKSCLAQNDCNIHVFFHGCSQSAEQIGTVLAEQGGLLHWAESNGLVVLFPQVAVSRVAPVNPLACWDWWGYSGADYLKKDAPQMRAVHAMVRRLQTG; from the coding sequence ATGAACAACGCGCTTTGTTTAGTGCTTGTCGCAGTACTGGCAAGCGCCTGTGATTCTTCGCCGTCTGCAACTTTGCCGGCGCTGGGTGCGACCGGGTCCGTGACGCTGTCGGGTGTTTCATCCGGTGCTTACATGGCGGGTCAGTTCCAGGTGGCGTATTCGGCGGACGTTGCGGGTGCGGCGTTGATCGCCGGCGGACCGTGGGGATGCGCCGGCGGAGATATCTCGCGGGCGTTGGGTGCATGCATGAACGGTGAGGGCATTGCGACCACGGCACTTGTCCAGCTGGCGCAGAAGATGGCCAATGATGCTGATATCGATGCTCTCGGTCAGCTGAGCAACGACCGGGTCTTCTTGTTCCATGGCAATGCTGATGCAGTTGTAGCCGCAAGCGTCAGCGAGGCCGCGGTCGATTGGTACCGCGCGGCAGCTCCGGAAGCGGTACTCCGCACTGTCACCAACGTTCCGGTGACGCATGGCTGGCCAACGGTTGACGTCGGCAATCCTTGCGCTGAATTTGCTGCGCCATTCGTCTACGCCTGTGACTACGATCTGGCCGGCGAAGCGCTGGAGTTTCTGCTGGGGCCTCTGCGGCCGCCCGCGGCCACTCCCGCTATGTTGCAGCCGTTTTCGCAAGAAGAATTCGGCGCCGCGGGATTGGCCGATGTTGGCTATTTCTACGCGCCCAAGTCATGCCTTGCGCAGAACGATTGCAATATTCACGTGTTCTTCCACGGCTGCAGTCAGTCGGCGGAGCAAATCGGAACGGTCCTGGCCGAGCAGGGCGGGTTGTTACACTGGGCGGAAAGCAATGGGCTGGTCGTTCTGTTTCCGCAGGTGGCGGTCAGCCGGGTTGCACCGGTCAACCCTTTGGCGTGCTGGGACTGGTGGGGCTACAGCGGTGCTGACTACCTGAAAAAGGACGCGCCGCAAATGCGCGCAGTGCATGCCATGGTGCGTCGTTTGCAGACGGGATGA
- a CDS encoding alpha/beta fold hydrolase — MSGYSEHRYRSDDGLTLYYRHYGADQQSLPVICLPGISRNCRDFESLATHLASRYPVITPDFRGRGFSARDPNWRNYRPQTYVNDVLALLHTLQIKRAAFIGTSLGGIVSTALAAEWRMLAAGVVLNDIGPEIGSDGLARIKGYLGLAQPVADWAEAVQQARETYADAWPGLSTEDWAQLVRRSYRENADGVPELDMDPMIGEAAREVGTGLDDPWQLFDGLADIPTLVLQGALSDILTDEIVVRMQQRKADLQHVVVPNRGHVPLLDETESLEAIDHFLEQLE; from the coding sequence ATGAGTGGTTACAGCGAGCACCGCTACCGCAGCGATGACGGTTTGACGTTGTACTACAGACATTACGGCGCCGACCAACAATCCTTACCGGTCATATGTTTGCCAGGGATATCGCGCAATTGCCGTGATTTCGAATCGCTGGCCACGCATCTGGCGTCGCGCTATCCGGTGATCACGCCCGATTTTCGCGGCCGCGGTTTTTCGGCTCGTGATCCGAACTGGCGCAATTACCGTCCGCAAACTTACGTCAATGACGTGCTTGCCTTGTTGCACACGCTCCAAATCAAACGGGCGGCATTCATCGGTACCTCGCTGGGCGGAATCGTCTCGACGGCATTGGCCGCCGAGTGGCGGATGCTCGCTGCCGGTGTGGTCCTTAATGACATCGGCCCGGAAATTGGCAGTGATGGGCTGGCGCGAATCAAAGGCTATCTCGGTCTCGCTCAGCCGGTTGCTGATTGGGCAGAGGCGGTGCAACAGGCACGCGAAACATACGCAGATGCCTGGCCCGGTCTGAGTACCGAAGACTGGGCGCAACTGGTTCGGCGTTCCTATCGAGAGAACGCTGATGGCGTGCCCGAACTCGACATGGATCCAATGATTGGCGAGGCTGCGCGCGAAGTCGGGACCGGTCTGGATGATCCGTGGCAGTTGTTCGATGGCTTGGCAGATATACCGACGCTGGTTCTGCAAGGCGCCCTGTCAGACATACTGACGGACGAGATCGTGGTGCGCATGCAGCAGCGGAAAGCCGATCTGCAGCACGTAGTAGTTCCGAACCGCGGCCACGTCCCTTTGCTGGACGAGACAGAAAGTCTTGAGGCCATCGATCATTTCCTGGAGCAGCTTGAATGA
- a CDS encoding class I adenylate-forming enzyme family protein produces the protein MNWFEAATPLLPDIIRNNADHRGALPAVICGQRILNWRDFERELNRVANAMSDLGLEPGDRVAMLMNNSVDMLTVMLGVISGGFVAVPLNVSVSDDGICRQINDSGASAVVASSGHDERIDGMRDNLPPSIGDRYLAIPAHRDGWTNLRERCAAASDRASAVKIDPQQPCNVIYSSGTTGLPKGIVQSHACRMAWAYDMSIALRYHSDARTLISLGLYSNITWVTMLATVLAGGNLVLLPAFDATSCLRLVEEQRITHAGLVPVQFQRMLADPAFAEFDLSSVQALMCCGSPLRPELKQQIIARIPGEFIELYGLTEGLVTIQSPADAARNPTSVGRPCPGQMLRILDAEDRPASNGVAGEIVGYGRLLMSGYLNRDTANAESTWTDESGRRWLRTGDIGRLDDDGNLYLVDRKKDMIISGGQNIYPADIEAVVAQHPDVVDVAVIGVSSQQWGESPFAVVTGSGIDTQELLHWVNERVGKQQRLAALAVVDELPRNPNGKVLKHELRKRFRSTLANGSTA, from the coding sequence ATGAACTGGTTCGAAGCCGCCACACCATTACTGCCGGATATCATACGCAACAACGCGGATCATCGTGGCGCGCTGCCTGCCGTGATCTGCGGCCAACGGATACTGAACTGGCGTGATTTCGAACGCGAGCTGAACCGGGTGGCCAATGCCATGAGCGATCTCGGTCTGGAACCTGGCGATCGGGTGGCAATGCTGATGAACAACAGCGTGGACATGCTGACGGTCATGCTGGGCGTGATCAGCGGCGGTTTCGTCGCCGTGCCGCTGAACGTCTCGGTCAGCGATGACGGGATTTGTCGGCAGATCAATGACAGTGGCGCGAGCGCCGTGGTTGCATCAAGCGGGCATGACGAACGTATAGACGGGATGCGGGACAATTTGCCGCCTTCGATCGGTGATCGCTACCTGGCGATACCCGCCCATCGCGACGGCTGGACGAATCTGCGCGAACGTTGCGCGGCAGCCAGTGACAGAGCTTCGGCAGTCAAGATCGATCCGCAGCAGCCATGCAATGTCATTTACAGTTCCGGGACGACGGGTCTACCCAAGGGCATTGTTCAATCGCATGCCTGTCGAATGGCGTGGGCCTACGATATGAGTATTGCGCTGCGGTATCACAGCGATGCGCGAACGCTGATATCACTTGGACTTTACTCAAACATCACCTGGGTCACGATGCTCGCCACGGTGTTGGCCGGCGGGAACTTGGTGCTGTTACCTGCTTTCGATGCAACCTCTTGCCTGCGCCTCGTAGAGGAGCAGCGCATCACTCACGCAGGACTGGTTCCGGTGCAGTTTCAACGCATGCTGGCTGATCCGGCGTTCGCCGAATTCGACTTGTCGAGCGTGCAAGCACTTATGTGTTGCGGCTCCCCGTTGCGTCCGGAACTCAAACAACAAATCATCGCCCGTATTCCGGGCGAGTTCATCGAGCTCTACGGTTTGACTGAAGGCCTGGTCACCATTCAATCACCGGCAGATGCGGCGCGAAACCCAACGTCTGTCGGTCGCCCGTGCCCGGGACAGATGCTGCGGATTCTCGACGCGGAGGATCGGCCCGCGAGCAACGGCGTAGCCGGAGAAATTGTCGGTTACGGTCGTTTGCTGATGAGCGGTTACCTGAATCGCGACACCGCGAACGCGGAGTCCACATGGACCGATGAATCGGGACGGCGCTGGTTGCGCACGGGCGATATCGGGCGTTTGGATGACGATGGCAATCTGTACCTCGTTGACCGGAAGAAAGACATGATCATTTCCGGTGGGCAAAACATTTACCCGGCCGATATCGAAGCTGTCGTGGCTCAACACCCTGACGTGGTCGATGTAGCTGTGATAGGCGTGTCGAGCCAGCAATGGGGAGAATCGCCGTTCGCAGTTGTAACCGGCTCCGGTATCGATACCCAGGAGTTGTTGCATTGGGTCAATGAACGGGTAGGGAAGCAACAACGATTGGCGGCTCTCGCCGTTGTTGACGAGCTACCGCGCAATCCGAACGGTAAAGTCTTGAAGCACGAATTGCGCAAGCGCTTCAGAAGCACGCTGGCGAACGGCTCCACAGCATGA
- a CDS encoding TetR/AcrR family transcriptional regulator — MSRNAQATRERILDAAEQLFAKHGFDGVTVRQIMSKAGADVALAYYHFKSKRDLFDAVLLRRAQTLNELRFAALEAVEQRHPNDPPSIEEIIEAFTRPMLEALAENPDEWRDYMALIAQINNSPEWGGKLMTRYFDPLVKRFLDALRLALPDCREEDLYWSYHFLSGALTLTFAETGRIDNLSGGLCLSSDMAAANARMPQFIAAGFRALCGKPSEST, encoded by the coding sequence ATGTCCCGAAATGCTCAAGCCACCCGCGAACGAATCCTGGACGCCGCGGAACAACTGTTCGCCAAACACGGATTTGATGGCGTCACGGTTCGCCAGATTATGTCCAAAGCCGGAGCCGATGTGGCGCTGGCCTACTACCACTTCAAATCCAAACGCGACCTGTTTGATGCCGTACTGCTGCGCCGCGCACAAACGCTGAATGAATTGCGCTTTGCTGCCCTGGAAGCGGTCGAGCAACGCCACCCAAACGACCCACCGAGTATCGAGGAGATCATTGAAGCGTTCACCCGACCAATGCTGGAAGCACTGGCCGAAAACCCTGACGAGTGGCGTGATTACATGGCACTCATTGCACAGATCAACAACTCGCCTGAATGGGGCGGCAAGCTCATGACCCGTTATTTCGACCCGCTCGTCAAGCGCTTCCTGGACGCGTTGCGGCTCGCACTGCCGGATTGTCGCGAGGAAGATCTCTACTGGAGCTACCACTTCCTGTCCGGCGCACTGACCCTGACCTTTGCTGAAACCGGCCGGATCGACAATCTCTCCGGTGGCCTGTGCCTCTCGTCGGACATGGCAGCCGCCAATGCGCGCATGCCGCAGTTCATCGCTGCCGGATTCCGGGCCCTGTGTGGTAAACCGAGCGAATCGACCTGA
- a CDS encoding TonB-dependent receptor — translation MTTALTRRALRLSLSAFALFLPALLPTSVTAQETGARTLEEVVVTARRREESLQDVPVSITAFTGEQLDRMGVLDIIEIAKSTPNVTLEVSRGTNTTLTAFIRGVGQQDPVAGYEAGVGMYIDDVYLNRPQAAVLDVYDVERIEVLRGPQGSLYGRNTIGGAIKYVTKKLDAEPTAKARVSLGSYNQLDAVISGSTPLTDQLRIGGSIARLTRDGFGDNLTQSGVENYQKDLFGARISVEWDATDNLSFRLTGDLIDDKSDPRQGHRLTTGNLTGAPILNDVFDTRAGLSVPEQSVESLGGALVAEWTINDRYSLKNVLSYRDDVSYTPIDFDSLPGVDLDVPAVYDNEQFSEELQLIYNGDRLSGLFGFFYLDASAATQFDVILGTTGDLLSLPGLNANTSGNVLTDSWSVFADFTWQWTDEISVSLGGRYTSDERDSRVLRRSFIGGTTFGGNMPTLFATTSDFRGSKTFSEFTPRASISWQPTEEQNLYFTYSEGFKGGSFDPRGQTTGAPDIDGDGDIDEADIFEFMLFDPEYVNSFELGLKSSWMNNRVTTSIAFIYADYTDIQIPGSVGLDTDNDGTQDTFVGITSNAGDADMTGIEFEGLAQLNDQFQLGWSLGYLDAEFNEFIDAFGVDVADQRVFQNTPEVTASTTLSYERPLALFSTPGSFAVITSLSYRDDTSQFETPTPLLDQEAYTLWDLSFVWEDDDGRWRASLHGKNLTDEEYKVAGYYFPSLGLESSITAFYGNPTTWTATVEYNFQ, via the coding sequence ATGACCACCGCTCTGACCCGGCGGGCCCTGCGCCTGTCACTTTCCGCTTTTGCCCTTTTCCTGCCTGCCCTGCTGCCGACCTCGGTGACCGCACAGGAAACCGGTGCCCGCACTCTGGAAGAAGTGGTAGTGACCGCCCGGCGCCGGGAGGAGTCCTTGCAGGACGTCCCGGTCTCCATCACCGCGTTCACCGGCGAGCAGCTCGATCGCATGGGCGTGCTGGACATTATCGAGATTGCCAAATCGACGCCGAACGTCACCCTGGAAGTCTCGCGTGGCACGAACACGACGCTGACAGCCTTTATTCGCGGTGTCGGCCAGCAAGACCCGGTTGCCGGCTATGAGGCGGGTGTCGGCATGTACATCGACGATGTGTACCTCAATCGCCCGCAGGCCGCTGTGCTGGACGTATACGATGTCGAGCGCATCGAAGTCCTGCGCGGCCCGCAAGGCTCTTTGTACGGCCGCAATACGATAGGCGGCGCCATCAAATACGTCACTAAAAAACTCGACGCGGAACCGACGGCGAAAGCGCGGGTGTCGCTGGGTTCGTACAATCAGCTGGATGCTGTAATCAGTGGATCGACGCCGCTCACTGATCAATTGCGCATTGGCGGCTCCATCGCCAGGCTGACCCGTGACGGCTTTGGCGACAATCTCACCCAAAGCGGCGTCGAGAATTACCAGAAGGACCTGTTTGGCGCTCGCATCAGTGTGGAATGGGACGCAACGGACAACCTTTCCTTCCGTCTGACGGGCGACCTGATAGACGACAAGTCGGATCCGCGGCAAGGCCATCGCCTGACGACAGGCAACCTGACCGGCGCGCCCATCCTGAACGACGTGTTCGATACCCGCGCGGGCCTGAGTGTGCCGGAGCAGAGCGTCGAGTCTCTGGGTGGTGCCCTGGTGGCAGAGTGGACGATCAACGACCGCTACTCGCTAAAGAACGTCCTTTCCTACCGCGATGACGTCTCTTACACACCGATCGACTTCGACAGCCTGCCTGGCGTAGATCTGGACGTTCCGGCGGTCTATGATAACGAGCAATTCTCGGAAGAACTGCAGCTCATCTACAACGGCGACCGACTGAGCGGTCTGTTCGGCTTTTTTTATCTGGACGCCAGTGCGGCAACGCAGTTTGACGTCATCCTCGGCACGACCGGCGACCTGTTGTCCTTGCCAGGCCTGAACGCCAACACATCCGGCAATGTGCTGACCGACAGTTGGTCCGTATTCGCCGATTTCACCTGGCAATGGACGGACGAAATCAGCGTCTCACTCGGTGGACGCTATACATCGGATGAACGCGACTCCAGGGTATTGCGCCGCAGCTTCATCGGCGGCACCACCTTCGGCGGCAACATGCCCACACTGTTTGCGACAACGTCGGATTTCCGCGGTAGCAAAACGTTCAGCGAGTTCACGCCACGCGCCTCAATCAGCTGGCAACCGACTGAAGAACAAAACCTGTATTTCACCTACAGTGAAGGCTTCAAAGGTGGCAGCTTTGACCCTCGCGGACAAACGACCGGCGCGCCGGATATCGATGGTGACGGGGATATCGACGAAGCGGATATTTTCGAGTTCATGTTGTTCGATCCGGAGTACGTCAACTCTTTCGAGCTCGGTCTGAAATCAAGCTGGATGAACAACCGTGTGACCACGAGTATCGCGTTCATCTATGCCGACTACACCGATATCCAGATACCGGGCTCTGTTGGACTCGATACCGATAACGACGGCACACAGGATACTTTTGTAGGCATCACCTCGAACGCTGGCGACGCCGATATGACCGGCATAGAATTTGAGGGGCTTGCACAGCTCAACGACCAATTCCAGCTCGGCTGGTCACTGGGCTACCTCGACGCTGAGTTCAATGAATTCATCGATGCATTCGGCGTTGATGTTGCCGATCAACGGGTTTTCCAGAACACACCCGAAGTAACCGCCAGCACGACACTCAGCTATGAAAGGCCGCTGGCATTGTTCTCGACGCCTGGCAGCTTTGCCGTCATCACCTCCCTGTCTTACCGCGATGACACCAGCCAGTTTGAAACACCAACACCGCTGCTGGATCAGGAAGCCTATACGCTGTGGGACCTGAGCTTTGTCTGGGAAGATGACGACGGACGCTGGCGTGCCAGCCTGCATGGCAAGAACCTTACCGACGAAGAATACAAGGTGGCTGGCTACTACTTCCCCAGTCTCGGACTGGAAAGCAGCATCACGGCGTTCTACGGCAATCCAACTACCTGGACCGCAACCGTCGAGTACAATTTTCAGTAG